AAGGAGGTGTATCCAAGCATAGATCCATTATTCTAACCAAAATTATTTTACATCTGTAGCTAGTAGTATTCTGCAGTTGGAGATACAATAAGACCCGTTAAATAAGAGCaaacctttttttttgcgggataaaTAAGAGCAAACCAATAGACAAATCGCACGCCATATAGCAATCGGGTTACCTCGGAGGCCAGCGTTGTTAATCAAGACGTCAATGCGGCCGAAGGCGTCCCAGGCCCTCTGCACCGCCGCCTCGACAGTGGACCCTCCGGCGGCAACGTCGAGTTCGATGGCCACCGCCAATGGCTGGCTGGCATCCGCGGCCGGGGAAGCGTTGATCTCATCGCAGAGGGAGCGGAGGCGGTCAGCGCGGCGCACGACGGCGACGACCCGGCAGCCGGCACGCGCCAGGTCGAGGCAGAAATCGCGGCCGAGACCGGAGGAGGCGCCCGTCACCAGCACAACCTGCCCCTTCAGCCGGCTCCACGGCGCTCCCCCAGCGGACGACACCATGGCTAGAAACCGGAGTTGGGTTGGTACTTGGTAGTGGTAACTGGTAAGTAGGACGTTGTGGACTACGGTATTTGTTGGTTATTAATAGGATGGGGAAGCATGATTTCTGACAGCATTAGGTGATAATCGATACTTAATTATGATTGTGGTGGTGCATTGCTGCAGTCGTTTATAGTTTTGAGGGAGGCACATGCTACTGGGAGTAAGTTGTCAGGAATGTTAAGCCGAATCTTGCCTTGAAGATGCCATTGGGACTCACATTTACCCATCACACTTATCACGTGTTGAGAGTGCTTTTCCCGCCATGCACACTTTTAAATTTGAAGTAAGCATTTCTCATCACATGCTGGATACCAAAACTGCAAATGTAGTATGGCGTTTACTACTTCcttcgtcccaaaatataagaacgtttttgatactatgctaatgtcaaaaacgtttttatattccGGGACAGAGGGAATAGTAGAATATACTATTATAAAACACAACTTTATGATGGGAGGGATCTGATACCTAGATGTATGTAAAGTATGATACGCAGTGGCGGAGacaaggggggaggggggggggggggccgagCAGGGGCCTGGCCCCCCCTATCGATCGAGCAAACATCGAGTAGGCCGTAGATAATTAGCGATATGATTCAAGTACAGAAGTAATTGGCCCCCCCTAACTCAACGTGATTTATGAAGAAATGAAAAAGGGCCAATGTAAAAGCCCACTAGCAATCGTTTACAACCCATGCCAAGGCCATATTTGTTGATCGGCCTTCATTAAAAGTCTCCTGGGCGCTAGGCATTATTCCCGATGATGATTAGCGCGTGTGTTGATTAGCGCTGCGCTGTTGCCGTCCTGCGCCCTTGCCGCCGCCCGCCTTGGCTCTCCCTTCTCATGATCTGATTCGTAAAGTCAAGCTAATTCACTCGCCAATTATTTGTCCTGCAGCCAATGATCTAGCCAAGGTTAATCCAGCACTGTCTACTTCTCTGAATTCTCATCTTGTATCATTAATTTGTTATACATCAGATGTGTGATTTGTGATGCGTCGCGCTCGGGCACAGGAAATCGTTCGAAATCATGCACCTTCCAACCACGACCAGCCGGTCTACCTCGACCTAGCAGTAGAGGGGACGAGTACAGGTTGGGTTTGATTCTCTATGTATGTATTCATGTAATATTGACCTTTTTTTCAATACAACAACAAAGTTACATAATAGAACCAGTGATGATTTTCCACTCAAACCTATTATTTGGTTATACAGTGATTTTTCTTATTTGTACATATGACATGTAGCATTTCATGCCATATTTCGGAGTAGTTTGATTATCAACTTTGTCTAGTCTGCTTCAGCCACAAAAGGTTGTGTGTGTCTATGCAAAGTTAAAATAAATGATACTAGTCCCTTCGGGGACATCCGAGAAAGATGAATGATACTCGGATGTAAAACTATTAAGTAGTTTGTGAGGCAAAAAAAAACTAGCTTTATCGTcagtctgccccccccccccccatgtctaAATCCTGGCTTCGCCCCTGATGATACGTCTCTTTGGCGATTGCAATCTTCTTCCCATTTTCTCTCATGACCatcattagagcatctacaacctgaTTGGCAAATCTGGCCACTCAAACTATAGCGTCCGCGAGCACTGACCGGTCACAACTCATATTTGATGCTATGCATCCGAGTCTTTCATTATTTCATCTCCTAAATCCATACAAACCATGCAAAAGAAATCTTACGTACTACACACATCAAGCTAGCCTAACTACGCTTTGTCGTCGGAGATATCAACGACGTCGGTGCCGGGCGCCGGGCTGATGGGTGCGTAGGAGGGCTCTGGCTCCTTCTCCCCATCCATATACATGTGCATCTCGTCGACTGCCACAGCATGCTCTGCGTCCACCTCTTGCAGACGATGGTACTTGGCCTCCACCTTTGATATCGACCGGAGGGAATCGAGGATCACTTGTTGCTCCGTTTGTAGATCCGCGTCCCCAACGTGCCCCACATCCttgtcatcttcatcctcctcctccaactccttctcctgcttcgcgtcctccgcgtcctcctccacctcctcctctaccACCTCGTTCTATTCTTCCTCCGGGTTGACCGCATCCAGAGGTAGCCCCGCGGAAATCCGGGCTTCGCGGCTTGCCCGGATCTACTCAAGGAGCTGCAGCCGGCACTCCAGCGTTAGATATGGGTAGCTCCTTACCCGACAGTGTGGGAGCATGCCTACCAGTGGTGGTGGAAGGCGATTGGAAAGTGGCGGCAGTAGCGGACGGGATGGGGAAATGCGGATGGGCAGGGTTTCGATGCCGAAGTCGGCTTAAATGCCAGAGTGGCGCCTGGCGCCGCCATCGGTGCGACGGAGGAGACGAGCTTCGAACCGCGGAGTTTCGAAGTGTTTCCTGTGGGACCCCATCGTCAATCCAACGTGGCGGAAGCGCCGGTCGCGCCCGAGCCTCCCCATATCCGCCCAGATTTGGACTGGAGATGAGGGGTGATgttcagcccgggcgtttgagacccGTTTGAGGTGCCTGTCTGGGTCGTTTTTTTACCGGTCACTCGTCGGCCCGTTCGCCATGGCGTTTGAGGCGGGTTTGGGGTGCCCGGTTGTAAATGCTCTTAGGCATCTCCTGATCCGGAATAAGAAAGATCTCCCTTGAGCGATGTCCCTGATTTCCCTTATGACTGTCACTAAGCTCCTCCCGATCCAAAATAATAAGATCTCCCATGTTGGTCAAGGGCGACTCCAGCGACACTAGGTCGCCGAGAGTTGTGCCTCTCCATACCTCCTCCTCTCGCCGTTGGTGCGTCACCAGGCAAAGCCTCCAACACAGGGTGCAGAAAGCTCGACCGACTTGGATTCTTGTCCGAGTGGTGACGATAAGGGAAGCGGTTGTTGGTGGGGCCTATCTCCGATGCGCATCGGCGACCAACTGTGTCTCACCTTCCAACCATGGGAGTAAGAGCAAAAGGCGTCTCCTTCCACTCCTAGCCCAACATCAGCAGCCACCAAGTCGGTGTCCACGCTTCCACAGTAGGAAGCGTCCACACCTGCGTCCCAATGCAATCCCGGAGGACCGGTGGGGGGACTCCTCCATGACTGTTGAGGCCGCAATCGAGCAAATCCTGACCATAGCGCACTTGCATTGGTCCAGCCGAGCTTGTACGATGCCTTGCCCGGGGTTGACGCTGATCTGAAATACGACACATCGGTGCCGAGATGCCTCGAGTCACTCGAGCCCGCATGCCGCAACCCCAGAACCACCACCCGAGCATGCTCGCATGACATCACACCGCCACCACAACCTTTGCCGACATACCAACATCGGCCACAGCGCCCAGTCCCAACGCCGCACGCTGAGCGGCATGCACGACGAGATCCGCCGTCCACCCCCGAGCATCCAACCAGATCTTGGTCAAATCCCGACCACGATCGTGCTAACCGGCCGCACCTCAGCGAGGATCATCACCATGACGCCGCAGCGCGGCCCAGAGCAACGCCATGAGCAGGGCCGTCGCCACCACCAACCCACCCGAGCGAGGCCGCCATTTTAGATTTGGCTTCACACTGCCGCCCCAAGAGACCAACCCAAGCAGCCGCCTCAGCCCGGCGAGAGTTGCGCCCTAACATCGCCCCAGTAAACCTACCGTTGTGCCCCATGCTAACACAACACCCTAGTCGGGCGGCCGGGACCCACGCCATCACTGCCACTCGAGGGGGCAGGGGAGCCTGGCCATCGTAAAAAGCAGGCCAGGCTTCGTGTGACAACGCCTcatggcggcgaggaggaggaggaggagggaggagagctTGGTGTGAGGTTAGCTGGGGCTAGAGGCTCGCCAATCGCTCACGAGAGCGACGGGGGTGAGAGGAGAGGAAAGCGAGATGGGGTACAAGCACACTCCAGGCTCATGAGGTCTCATGCTCATACTTCTTGGGAGGCACAAGTGGATCTTCAGGAATGTTCAATGTTGGTCCTATTTGTTCTTCAACAAATATGTTCACCGGAAACATGAATGTTGGTCCAATTACaaaccctgttcaagaattcatccgattaatcagttaacctgccgattaatccctacttcTTGAGTCATCGAATAGCCGATAAACTGATAAATCGCCCGAATAATCAATTAATTGgctgattagcctattaatccccatCGGCGAGCGAACCGAGCAACTACCATTTAACCATTTCCTCAACAATGATTACAAATGGAAAAGCTATAGACCATGCATTCAGAAACATTTGACGTAGTTTTAGTTGTTGTAGGCATTTGTCTTTTGTGTTATTTTAGTTTCCTCGACCTATTTGAATAATATATATATAAGCAGCTATACTCTTTGCATCATTTTGATGTAGAAGTAGAGGCACGAAAGCTTTTATATTTATGTAATATTGTTATTTACCCCTTGAACTCACCTAGTATCATAAGATTAACATtctcaaaaacagtaccaaaagctTGAAAATACAAACAACACATAACGTGAACTACGTACACCGTTTTAATATACATGTAGACATAAATCCATAGTGAAAAAGGTGTGTGGCGACTACGAATCGAGAAAACACGGTTACTTTCTTTGCATAAACAACAACTCGGTCAACAAATGAGCAATAACATTTTGATCAATTTAAATTAAACGGCGACACATAGTTTGAATATGCAATGGTTAGTTCCATTGTTTTGTTGCTTGTGACGAACTATTTTGATCGTTGGTGACTTTTGTATGAACGATGTTACAATAGTCTGTTCCCAAGCTCAGATGCACTGAAATGCCTTTGAAAAACTCTCTTTTAATTCCAGAATAGCTACATTTCAGTCGACCGACTTTAGCTATTATGGTAACTAAATTTTGAAAGAAGATTGACTTGGCGTGTGCCTAGGATGGATGTGTACGCATCCACCATAAGGCGGCTTGTACATTGTCTTTGCTTCTTTCTATAAAAAATATGATACATCATTGCCGTACTCTTGAAAAAAAAGAAAGACTGACTTTAGCTATTATGGTGAGTCGATTTTGAAGGGAGGAAGGAGATGGAAGGAGGGCGGAGCCgtggagggaaggaaggagaaggaaggggctCGGCAGAGGGCTACCCCATCATCTATcttagggtgggggcgggggcggaagaacagcggtggtggggcggtgctGCAAGTTTGCTAAAGAAAAATCAATCATTGGTGGGGCTAGAGGGATTGCCCTGGGGTGGAGCAGCACGGCTTTGGGCCCGGTCGGGAGGAGGCCGGTGCGGCGGGGCTGCGCATGAGCGCCGCCGGCCGTGGGTGGTGGTGGCAGCAGGTTTGGCACCGCGGTCGGTGCAGTGGTCTGGGCAACGAAatcggctggaggaagaagaagggctccCCATTGTTCGATCTGCATGCAACGGCCTAAAATGATCGACTAATCCAAATTTGAAAATCAGGCAACTTACATCTAGCCGTTCCCTTTTAGTTCAGTGACCAACAAATACCAATGATCAACATATATATAACCAACAAAAAGAACATGGCATAGCATCGTATCATACCCCAAAGCACCATGAACACCACACAATTCAAATTTCAATCCACACGGTCGCCACTGGAGCTTTTCCCTCCGAATCAGAACCTCGGGGCCGATCTGCCCGGGCCCGGCGTGGACGCGCGGGGGCTGTCCATGACGACCTCGAACGCCCCCACCAGCGCCTTcaccttgctcttcttcttctccagCAGCTTGCTCTTGGTCTCCTCCAGCACGTCGTTGCTCCGCGACACCTCCTTCTTGGGATGCGCCTCCTCCGGCCGCTTCTCCATCGCCGTCTTCACCCTGCTCCCCTTGAAACTCAGCCGACCCTCCTCCGGAATCTTCCCCATGAACGACGTCGCCCCTTCCTTCCTGGCGGCTCCTTTCAACGGCGTCGTTGGCTCCGAAGCGCTCAGGATCGTGTCGATCACCGCCTTCTCCTTGTTGATGGCTTGCTTCGCCGGTGTCACGGGCTCTGACCGGGAAGTGCCCACCTTGGTCACCGTGTCCACTTCCTCCAGAGCTTCTTCCAGCGACGTCGCCGGCACCGATGATGCCTTGGACGCAGCGATCATCTTGGGTTCCTCGGCGGCTTCCGCCAGCTTCTGCGTGACGGCGGGTTGTTCTTTCGGTTCTTCAGAGATCAGACTTGCTTCGGGTTGCTTCGTGGCATCTTCGTGCTTCGCCGGCTCTGCTTGTGGCCTCTCCTCGGCCTTGGTCTCCACGACGGCTTCCTCTTGAACCGGGCTGGCCGCCGGTTCATCTTGCAGCACGTTCAGCGGCGTTGCTGCCTCCTTCGATGGTTCTTCCAcaacggcggccggcggcggaaaTTCATTCTCTGGAATATTCTCAGCTTCCTTTTGTGTGCCTTCAACGTTGCCGGCTTGCGGATTCTCTTCTAGCGCCGGCTCATCCACCTTCACGGCTTCAACGGACTCCTTCGGTATCACCTTCTCCTCGTCAATGGCATTCGCCTTCTCTGCTTCTGCTCTCGTCTCTTCTGAGATTACCTCCTCCTCTTGACTCACCTCCTCCTCTGTCTTGATTTCATTACTGACAATTTCTCCCGGTCGCGAAGCCGCTTCCTGCAGTACCTGTAGGGCAGCGTTGGGCTCCACGACCACCTCTCCTTGCACGACGTCGAGAGGTGTCGCGGCAGTCATTTCAGGGGGGCGGCGCTGCTGCTCCGGCACGGGAGGGGGTCTCGCCGTCTCGACGTTGATCTCGCCGGAAGCATCCGACGACTCCTTGGCGGACGCCACCGCCTCGGCCGCGGGGCCGGCCAGGTCCTTGCTCTTCTTGCTGCGGGACCTGCCGACCTTGAAGGCGTGGGACGCCTTCTGCATCAGCTGCCTCGGAGACGCCACGGACCACCGCGACGTGGACGGCTTGGCCTTGGCCTTGTCCATGGCCGGGGTGATCGGCCGCGGCGCGTTCACCGGCTGCGCGGGGGGTCGCTTGGGCGTGATCGGCCGCGGCGAGCTCGCGGGCTGCTGCGCGGGGGACCGCTTCGGCGCGATCGGACTTGGAGCGCGCGCCGCTGGGTGCGCCGGGGACAGCCCCTTGGGCGTGGTGGCGCGGCCCTTGGAGGAGGGCGGtctggaggtggaggacgacgggGAGGCGCTGCGCAGGGTCGAGCTGACGGTGGGGCGGAGGAAGGACGGCACCGGCTTGTCGGGCTCCGATGCCGGGGAGGGGCTGAGGGAGGCTCGTGCGCGTCGGCAGGAGGTGGGGGTCGGAGCTGGCCGGGCGCGCGCTCGACGACGTCGTGGGCCTGCCGCTCGTGCTTCGTGGGCGTGCGCTGCTGCCGTCTCGCGACCCCGGTGATGGCCGTGTGgccatgagctgctcctgctgccaGACAAAGCCAGAGATTTCACGAAAATGTTATACGGAACCATGGTTCAGCCGAACCTACGCTCGACACCATTGATCTCTGGACACTTTTCATAAGGATCCGTGCATAATTGATTAAAAAATACATGATGGGAGCTGTTTGCATGTTAAACAATGCATGACGCGGATCCACATGTAGCAGGATGTTGAATCGTACGGCGTCGACCATAGGTTCGGCTGAACCATGGTCCAGAATCACGCCTCTCAAGATTTCGTCAAATCATTTTGTGGCGTTGGCGTGTAAGAAGAATTGGTGCAATGCAGAATTAATGGCAGGGAATTCTGTTTGCTGAGCTTTGATTTGTTCTGTGAGGTTGACCTTGAGCAATGCAGATTTTGATTGTAGACATGGTAACCACTGATCCTAGAGATGAAAGGGTTTAGAATGGATGTTTACAGCTTCTTCTATACTTGTTTTCTGCAATCTGACCTGACAAACACCCCTAGCACCCCCTATTGGACCCATTGACTTGCTATCTATCCTTTTTAAGTGCTATCATGAGGTGCATGATGTCCATTTGTTATTGCAGTAAGAAATAATCAGATGGTATATGGATTAATTAACCATCCACAGCACTAGTTTAATTGTTCCTGTTTACGCAAAGGTATCATGATAATTATCGATATTGGAAGAAGAAGAAAACCTGACAGACATATAGGAGAGAACTGTATAAATTCTGTCATCTATGCAATGTTTCAGAAGTACAGAATAACAAAAACAAGATGATCCATGCAGCTGATTTGAATTTCATGTACCGGCTAACCACAGAGGATATCGTTATTACTAAGAGAAACTTCTTGGAGGCCCAATCTCCAAATCGTCGCAACGCATCGGAGCTAATATCGCCAACATGACACGCAAATTACTTGGAGAAAGAGCCAGGACAGAACAGCAGCATACCTCCAGCCGAATGGGATCAATTCATGGTGGATTGACCACCATCGCTCGGCATGGACGTATGAAAACTTTGCATGTCTCGAAACTGGGAGGAAGGAGAGAAGCTTCATACCTTATTAAGCTCGGAATGGCCAAAAATGGTGCGGCGAcggaaggaggaggagagagacgGTGGAGGGAAAGGGAATGAGAGAAATCCGGGCAATATAAGAGCCTCATGTTTTCGAACAGACCTTGTCAAATGCTGAAACGGCAAGGGGCAACAGTTGACACCTGGTGACACATCCACCCTCTTTGTCCACCTATTTTTAACCAGTATTAAAGCTTCAAGAAGAATAGCTAGTCGCTACAAAGCCATCAAGAGTTATCGTGTGCCCGTGCTCACAGTTTAACACTAGGAAAAGTAGATTTAACTGTAGTGTTCAACATACATTCTTCAGAGGTTTGCTGGTAGGCCGATATTACTTTTGGAAAGCACTTCATCTGAGCACTTATTGTTTCCTTACAACTTCTTGGTTCTTTTAAAACTACCATCTGATCTATGATGATAATTCAACAAACAAAGTATGTGGTAAATGCTGAACAATGAAATGAGCAACATGCATCATCTACAGACCAGCCCTCCTGCGCCTTAGCATGTCTTCTTATTATGTGGAGGCCTGGTGTTGCCTCTTTGCGGTTATATCATCTTGATTCAAGGTTTGAATCAAGATTCCCTTTTATCGGGAATAAATGTGTAATACATCAAGTCCATGCGCGGATAACGTGACATGTATAATGACAATTGGATTGTCACCGGTTTACAATTATGTGTATGCCTCAATGGTAGACTGGTAATATCATTCTTTGAAGGAAAATCAAGTAGTGATTTCTCTGCACCAAATGGGCATGTCGGATTTTTTTAGAAGTTGATGTTGTTTCATGGGGCcacaaattaaaaaaaaagaactaATCCAGACCAAAGAAAACAAAAGTAGGTAAATCTATATGAGTATGAAAAAACACTtaagattaattaattaatcatttgGTGAGAATGTTGGTAAAAGTAGAGGGGGTGAGTTGAGGGTGGACCTCCGGTATCTCTTCGATGCAAGTCCTCATGTCAATTACCAACTCGCCGATGCAAGGTAAGCTCTCCTCATGATTTTTTTCTCCGAACCCAATGCTCGGAGAAAATTTCTCTGCCCCAATGCCTAAGTGGATCATCTCAAAGCATATGTTTCACCTTCAGTGAGATCTCTCTTCTTCCAAATGCAAAATGACTTACAAGTGAACCATGTGGGCTTTTATAGTCTCATAACATTGTACTAATGGCAACCAATACTGTTAGTGAGGAGGAAAATGTAAAAGCAGAAATATCTAATATCGGAAAGAGTAGAATGACCCTATAAGCAAGGTTATTCTAGTCTTCTTTAGTCCATGGAGAGGGTTGTCTTGTTCCATGAGGGATGGGCATGTGTCGGCTTGGTGGGCATCACCTCACTTTTTCTTACCCTTTATGTTGTCAATTTACTTTGTGTTCTTATTTATCCGTTTATGCCTTCAAGTTCTTCATCTTTTGGTGTTCTAGCTTGCATGATGCAGTGAATATAGAGGTCTCCTCACCCCCACCACAATCAAGGGGAAATATAGAGGGCTGCTAACTTCCGTCGAGGCCGTTGCCCAACTTAATTGCTTTCAACTTCAAAGTTCTTGTTTATAATATTGCACCTTCACAACATCCAACTCCTACTGAGGTCGTTCCAATATTACCATGCCCTTCTGCCATCCCGCTTGCACTGTAAACTCGTTCCAAACGAGGCTGAAGTATGTGAACATATAGGTAAGAAAGCTCCAAACTGAGCCTAAAAGTGATAAgcagtttgcttgttttctattgAGAGCCACTACATGACTATATGGCCattataccgcatggttcttttttttgaaatggtcaccgggggggggggggggggggggagagactccccacctgaatatatttcaaaaAGCGGTAGAACTCAGAGTTTACAAGTTGCGGGAGGAGAGGAAGTCACGCCACAGACCGGCGTGTCCTTTTAACGTCTCAGTCTTAAGACGATGAGACCAGGTAATTAGATCATCTAGAATAGCACGTAAAGTTTGGGATGCATCGAGTTCAAGGGTCTGGAAGACCTTTTTGTTCCTAGCATCCCAAATCTACCACAAGATGAGGAGCAACATAAAGGGTCGAATGGTGTCAGCCACCGCTGGCGGGAGCGTGGTGGAGAAGAGCCCATCGATGGGCGCGGCGAGCGGCTGGAGCCCAAGTCGTTGCCAGATCCGGCGAGCAGCTGGGCACGAGAAGAAGAGATGATCGCGATCCTCCACCGAGCTGTTGCACCGAGGACAGACATCCGAGTCCAGGATAGTTTTCTTGCACAGGTTCTGCCGAGTGTTCAACCGGTCAAGGTAGAACAACCAGCCAAAAATCATTACTTTCTTTGGGACTCTTGAGTCCCAAATAGCCGAGAGCATCGGGTCAGCCAGCTGGGCAGAGAGAGCGGCATAAGCTCCCCGAGTAGAGAAGGCATCTCCATTAAGTAGCCGCCTAGAGTCCGGTACCTGGGAGAGTGAAACATCCTGCAACAAAGAGATCAGAGAGGCAAGCTCTGCGATCACAGTAGAGGTTAAATGATTACGAAGGGCAAGTTCGATCCCATCCTGTAAAATAGTAGCTACTAAAGCATTTTGGTTTGTATGGTGGGAAAAAGAGCTGGGAAGACTACACCAGTGGTTCTGGCTGTAGCCACTGATCTAACCAAAAGAAGGTGGAGCAACCATTACTAACGGTGCAAGGGGAGATGTCTCTCAAACTCTGGAGGTGTTTAAAAATGGTCCTAACAAGAAAGGAGCGGTTCTTGCCAAGGCCTATGTGGAGAGGTGAGTGGTGGAGGACCCAGTCCTTCCAAGGTAGGTTGTTGGCATGAAGGAATTTGTAAGCAAATTTCAGCAGTAGACAAAAATTTTGTGCACGCAAGTTCTTAACACCTAGACCACCTGCTGCTCGAGGAGTGCAGACTTTGTCCCAAGCAACCAAGCATTTTGCTCCGAAGCAAGTCTCATCGTTAGACCAGAAAAAGGTACATCTACGCTCATCGATAGCCTCAATAACCTGGGcggggagagagaaacagagcatAAAGTACGTGGGTAAATTGTCAAGTACGGCAGAAAGAAGAACAAGTTTGCCACCGCGAGAGAGAAGCAGAGCACACCAACTGGTGAGGTAAGTGTCACAACGATCTATTACTGGCTGGAAAGCCGACGGGGGTAACTTATGCGGGGAGAGAGGAAGACCAAGGTAAGTTTGTGGGAAGGAGGCGATGTCGGTGGCTAGGTCCGCAGCAAGGGTTGCTGCCTCACCAGGGGTAACGTTTACTGGAATGAAGGTCGTCTTTGAGAAGTTGATTTGGAGTCCAGTGGCCCCAGCAAAATCATCAAGGATAGCCTTGAGGTGTTTTGTGGCATCTGGAGAGGCCTTGACAATGATGAGGGTATCGTCTGCATATTGTAAGACGGGGCAAGGTAGATGCGGGCATAGGGGGTGAAATAGGAGGCCATCGTTGTTAGCTTTAATGATTAATTGCTGCAGGATGTCTGCAATGATGATAGAGATAGGGGGAGAGCGGATCACCTTGGCAAAGACCATTTTTACACT
The sequence above is drawn from the Triticum aestivum cultivar Chinese Spring chromosome 7A, IWGSC CS RefSeq v2.1, whole genome shotgun sequence genome and encodes:
- the LOC123153590 gene encoding nascent polypeptide-associated complex subunit alpha, muscle-specific form-like, with protein sequence MRLLYCPDFSHSLSLHRLSPPPSVAAPFLAIPSLIRSSSWPHGHHRGRETAAAHAHEARAAGPRRRRARARPAPTPTSCRRARASLSPSPASEPDKPVPSFLRPTVSSTLRSASPSSSTSRPPSSKGRATTPKGLSPAHPAARAPSPIAPKRSPAQQPASSPRPITPKRPPAQPVNAPRPITPAMDKAKAKPSTSRWSVASPRQLMQKASHAFKVGRSRSKKSKDLAGPAAEAVASAKESSDASGEINVETARPPPVPEQQRRPPEMTAATPLDVVQGEVVVEPNAALQVLQEAASRPGEIVSNEIKTEEEVSQEEEVISEETRAEAEKANAIDEEKVIPKESVEAVKVDEPALEENPQAGNVEGTQKEAENIPENEFPPPAAVVEEPSKEAATPLNVLQDEPAASPVQEEAVVETKAEERPQAEPAKHEDATKQPEASLISEEPKEQPAVTQKLAEAAEEPKMIAASKASSVPATSLEEALEEVDTVTKVGTSRSEPVTPAKQAINKEKAVIDTILSASEPTTPLKGAARKEGATSFMGKIPEEGRLSFKGSRVKTAMEKRPEEAHPKKEVSRSNDVLEETKSKLLEKKKSKVKALVGAFEVVMDSPRASTPGPGRSAPRF